From Trichoderma atroviride chromosome 1, complete sequence, one genomic window encodes:
- a CDS encoding uncharacterized protein (EggNog:ENOG41), which translates to MSGHAFASVIYGRLFVTLPVPSTTTDLSNQTIIVTGSNTGLGLESTRHLSRLGVGKIIMAVRTVSKGEAAKKEILKSTGKPDSTIEIWPIDMDSQDSVKAFAERASQLPRLDGVLANAGLMTTQFTLSEGNEKTLNVNVVNTFLLFFLLLPAMRRSEQQTGFACRFVIVNSALHMAAPLAELDAPVIFDRLNDSKQALMSGRYPLSKLLVLYATREIAERAKSSNKGKFIINSPNPSWCKSDLGKEMESFGYNVAEKIMARSTEEGSRALVHGLLSDETSNGQYLSNCHVQVPAKHVTNQWGQKVQRKFFEELVGKLEAIAPGVTSSL; encoded by the exons ATGTCTGGTCACGCCTTTGCATCCGTCATCTACGGTCGACTGTTCGTCACGCTCCCCGTTCCCAGCACGACAACCGACCTTTCGAACCAaaccatcatcgtcaccgGCTCAAACAcgggcctcggcctcgagtCTACTCGCCATCTGTCCCGTCTTGGCGTCGGCAAAATCATCATGGCCGTCAGAACCGTTTCGAAAGGCGAAGCAGCCAAGAAGGAGATTCTCAAATCCACAGGCAAGCCAGATTCTACCATTGAAATCTGGCCAATCGACATGGACAGCCAGGACTCGGTCAAAGCATTCGCCGAGCGGGCTTCTCAGCTGCCTCGATTAGATGGTGTGTTGGCCAACGCAGGCCTCATGACTACGCAATTCACCCTCAGCGAAGGCAATGAAAAGACTCTCAATGTCAACGTCGTCAACAcgtttctcctcttcttcctcctcctcccggCAATGCGCAGATCCGAGCAGCAGACTGGTTTTGCATGCCGGTTTGTGATTGTCAACAGCGCGCTGCACATGGCCGCTCCTCTGGCCGAGCTCGATGCGCCGGTAATCTTTGATCGACTCAATGACTCAAAGCAAGCGCTCATGAGCGGGAGATATCCTCTGTCGAAGCTTCTTGTGCTCTATGCGACCCGCGAGATCGCCGAGAGAGCCAAGTCGTCCAACAAGGGCAAATTCATCATCAACTCGCCGAATCCAAGCTGGTGCAAGTCCGATCTGGGCAAGGAGATGGAGTCATTTGGCTACAACGTGGCTGAAAAGATTATGGCTCGGTCTACAGAAGAGGGAAGCCGCGCTTTGGTGCATGGCCTGCTCTCTGATGAAACGAGCAACGGCCAATACCTGTCAAACTGTCATGTACAAGT CCCGGCAAAGCATGTTACCAACCAGTGGGGCCAGAAAGTACAGAGGAAATTCTTTGAAGAGCTTGTGGGCAAGCTCGAGGCCATTGCTCCAGGAGTGACGTCTAGTCTTTGA